CACTTTATACCGCGCAAAATAATTTTCTAGCATTATGATTGCTTTAAGGAACACATTTATCCACCAGCGTATAATTGTTCAGTATAAACAGATAAGAAATTTTGGGTAAGTGTTCATAAAAATTTcaagaattattttattttatatatacactaactGGCAAATTAGCTCCCACTCTATCATGGGTAACACAACTTTACTAACATCATGTAccaaattgtatttaatttttatgacaCTAGGGTGAAGAAGACATGTTTAGAACCTGTGAGCCTAAAGGGACGCAGTCTCTTAACGTTGAAAGACTTTAACCCAGACGAGATCAAGCACATTCTGTGGGTGTCTGCTGACCTTAAGCATCGATTCAAGCAGGATGGACAGGTACCAGAACTTAATTTAACATCATTTAGTATTACAAGTCTAATTGTGCCTGTTATTGATTTCCTTTAGTTTCAAATGTGGAGTCCAGGGATGACCTTGCAGCAATTGTTTTACAGTGGGTTTTGAGAATTCTGACAATTAATGATTCAAAAACAAGTAGAcctattaattaaaacaactaGAATGTAATGACagcattaataaaatttaaattcagaaatatattatttatatatttttgagcACATTGGGCAATGGAAACAATAATTTCTATAAAAATGGTGTTTTATATGGAGCTGGGTTACAAGCTCCACACCAAACCAAACTATGTATATGTTCCTACAATAAAtaggtttcttttttaactAGTAAAAAAGTCTGCAAAACATTTGATAACCTAAACACTGAGTGTGATATTATCAAGCATTCTGCAGCAAAAATGCtagatttaaatacattttttttcataatttcagCTTCCCGCCCTTCTTAAAGACAAATCTATTGCTATGATTTTTGAGAAGAGAAGCACGAGGACCCGGGTTTCTAcagaaacaggtgtgtgtgtgtgtgtgtgtgtgtgtgtgtgtgtgtgtgtgtgtgtgttttactcaCTTGTGCATCGTTTATCCTCATCATTAGTACCTCATTACAAGGGCCTATACCCCAGTAGGAAAAACTTATACCAATGATAACTGGCCGCTTTTTCATAAAGGGTTGAGAGAAAAGCAGAATCTTTTGAGCAGTAAAGCCTGCATTAAATATAAGAGCATATGGACCTGATTCGTAGAGATATTCATTTTGTTATAATCTACATTTATTTCCTGTACTGTATTACTGAGCAGTACAAGACAAGAAAAGGACAGAAAGatgtgctattattattattattattattattattattattattattttacttataaaataATGAAGCACATTGCCACTTCCCTCTCTTTATGTTTGCACATGTGTATgtttgtccagggtgtgccctgtTGGGTGGTCATCCATGTTTCCTCACTTCTAAGGATATTCACCTGGGTGTAAATGAGAACACAAAAGACACAGCCAggtttgaacaaaaaaaacagtttaattttatttaagtacATCAGTGCAAAGAATTTCCAAGTGTCTGTTGTGGCCCTAGTAGTATAGTTTCTagtgtattataaataaaacataggtTTGTTAGCTCTTCGGGGCCCCCTACTGGCTTGAGACCCATAAGCAATTTGtttatctttcattttttacacaatccaGTAAATGCATGCATGTGTATTACAGAGTGCTCTCAAGCCTGACTGATATTGTGTTAGCGCGAGTGTACAGTCATTGTACTCTGGAGCAGCTGGATAAGGAAGCCTCAGTACCAATCATCAATGGCCTCTCTGATCTTTACCATCCCATACAGATACTAGCTGATCTGCTCACgttgcaggtacacacacacacacacacacacacacacacactttctgacACTGATGTTCTACTTGTCCTTTGTGTGTCTTCTCTTATAGGAGCATTATGGATCTTTAAAGGGCCTGACACTGTCTTGGATAGGTGATGGCAACAATGTTCTTCACTCCTTCATGATGTCATTGGCCAAATTGGGTGTCAATCTGAGAATAGCCACACCAAAGGTTAGCCATGAACTGACGAACTGAACCAGTGAACTGAATTGAAGAAGCTTTCTGGTAATCTCATACCCACTTTTTCAGTCACAGACAGATTTCAATATCTCTACATGTCTTTCAGAAACTTTGGCTTTCATCCTCAAAATAATGGTTCATAAAAATGGTGTGGACTGCAGTTTTCTGCACTAATCCCTGCAGTATAGCATAATTAAAGCTAATCTAATCAACATTCTCTCCTATCAGGGTTATGAGCCGGGTGCTACTATCACTCAGGAGGCATTGCGTCTTTCTAAACAGGTATGACTAGATAACTCTGATATACAGATTGCAAAAGGTAACTTGAATTCTTGTTAGTCCTTGtatccacaaaaaaacaaaaacacttcatCCACATTTCCATTTACCATGTAACCCCCACAGCGAGCAAGAATGCCCTGGATATCTTTTTGAACACGTGTTCCAAAAGCTTTTGACGCAAATATTGCATTACATTCCCCTTTATGACTTGATATGTTGATATTTTTAGTATGCATGTGGAGTATGCATGTTTAGTATGCATGtgcaatattattaattaatatttaaaaataaaatatttaattttaaagagtaattttttatgtaagttACATTGCTGAAAaaattatgtgtgtgttacttGTGTGCACGGTCTGTAGTTTGGGACAGATTTGCAGTTGTTCTCAGAACCAATGGAAGCAGCTAAAGGCAGTAACGTGCTGGTGACAGACACATGGATTGGCATGGGCCAAGAgaatgagaggaataaaaggtTGAAAGATTTCCATGGCTACCAGGTCACCATGGAGGTAGATGAGTCACATCCAGCACTGTTTTGTAACACAAGAGGCCACATAACTGaatctaaaaaaacaactggctgttgttgttacttaataaactcatatataataatatgtgtcattatattaaaaaaatttatattattgtagaatgtaaaaaataaatccttaaaataaaacactgagttagatggtgtgtccaaacttttgacgacactgtaaaaaaaaaaaaaaaagtaaattagtaCACATCAAGTAATGTTCCATGATCCTTTATAAACAACAGTATGAGAAACCCCCATCCAGGTAATGGCTTGACAGCACTCCTCCCTATCACCCCTCTGCACCTGCCAGTCAAAATGGTTTCCATGAAACTGAGACACCCCATAAAAACACTTGTCTCAGAGCCTTAAATTAAACCTGTACTGTTTGAAGTCCAATAGGCTGTTCATAACTGTTTTACATC
The DNA window shown above is from Clarias gariepinus isolate MV-2021 ecotype Netherlands chromosome 5, CGAR_prim_01v2, whole genome shotgun sequence and carries:
- the LOC128524247 gene encoding ornithine transcarbamylase, mitochondrial-like yields the protein MIALRNTFIHQRIIVQYKQIRNFGVKKTCLEPVSLKGRSLLTLKDFNPDEIKHILWVSADLKHRFKQDGQLPALLKDKSIAMIFEKRSTRTRVSTETGCALLGGHPCFLTSKDIHLGVNENTKDTARVLSSLTDIVLARVYSHCTLEQLDKEASVPIINGLSDLYHPIQILADLLTLQEHYGSLKGLTLSWIGDGNNVLHSFMMSLAKLGVNLRIATPKGYEPGATITQEALRLSKQFGTDLQLFSEPMEAAKGSNVLVTDTWIGMGQENERNKRLKDFHGYQVTMETGSVAAPDWTFMHCLPRKSEEVDDELFYSPRTLSFKEAENRKWTIMGLMVCILTDYSPQIPELKL